The Porphyrobacter sp. HT-58-2 genome segment TCGCGGTTTCGCGCACCTGCGCCCGCTCGGCCCCTTCACCGAGCGACACCTTCCAGCGCTCTGCAATGGTGGAGCGGTCTGCTGCTGCTGCAAATGTCTTGAGGTTCGCGAATGCTGCCGGTTTGGAAGGATCGAGGCCCAGGCGGGCAACACCGTCTTCGATGAGGGTGGACGCTCCATTGGAAATCCCTTCGAACGCCTTGAAGCGGCGAGCGACCACTTCAATGTCAGACAACCCAGGTGCGCCTCCATCGTTGAGAAAGCCCCAGTTGAAAGTTGAGACGACCGCGTCCCAGCTTTCGCGATCCTCCGGATCGACTGTCGCCAGATGCCAGATGTTGGCTACCTTGTCGGGCCTGGCCGGATCGATCCGGATTGCTCGTCCGCGCATCTGGTTGGACAGCATGAAAGAAGCCGTATTGCTCGCAAGCACCAGGCTGTTGAGCGCTGGCGCATCCCATCCCTCGCCGAGCAGCGACTGCGTGCCAACGAGTAAGCGAATATAGCCGTGTGTGAACAAGGCCGTGACGAGGCGGACCAGTTCAGCAGTGCCACCGGTCCTGCATTCGATACGCACATGGTCTGGGCAGCCGGACAAATCGCCTGCTCGAAAGCTGCCGGGATCGAGGCGCAGCTCCTCGGCAACGCGGGGCAGCTCCGACAGAGCACGCCTGGGAAGTATGACCAGGCTGCCTGTCAGAACCCCGAGATATTCATCGGCGATGCCTGATCGTCTAAGCTTCTCGAAAATCGGCACCACGCCGAGCTTGGCAGGCTTGAACTCTGCATCCGGACGGTTTGGCAGCTCGCCAGCGCGAATATGATCGGACAACACGACCATGCGCAAATCGCCGTCCAGCGCATCCTGTTCGGCATTCGCGATGTCCACTATGGAATCCAGCTTCCCGAGGCTGGAAGTCATCAGTTTGAAGACTGAACGTGTGTGCTGCAGCCGAACGCGACCACCTTCGATCAGGCCATGACGATTCAGTTGATCGCGCAGGCACTTGAGCCGCGCCGGATCGAGCGGAAATGAGGCCGTATGCTGCGATATCACGCCGTCAAGAAAGCGTTCGAGCCAGAAAAGCGATGGCTGCGGTACATTACGCGCCGACACGCCCAGCAGTCTGAGCGGAGGGCGTGGCAGCTCACGTCCAGCTGATACCAGCAGAACGAGCGTTGCCGATAGCATCTCGGGCGCTTCGAGGATCTCTTCGACATGCGCTTCGGAATCCGTCAGCCAGGGGTGTTCTGCCAGCCAGTCCAGCAACCCGTCGTCTTGGCGCAATTCCATATGCAGCGAACCGATGGCCGCCCGCCTTCTATCGAGCAGCGCCAGAGCATCTTCGGTCGGTTCCGACAGGATGAGGTGATCCTGATGAGGACAGAGATCGCCATTGCGCACCAGTTCGGGAATGCCGATTTCGAGGTCTATCGGCCCGCACAGTTCCTCGTAGCGAGACCATTCGGCGAAGCTGGCATCGTAAGGGGGTGTTGCAGTCAGCGCGACCAGACGGACATCCTCTAGCCGGTTGGCCAGCTCGTTGAGGCATTTCCACCACTCCCGGCGCAGATGATGGGCTTCGTCCAGAACCAGCGTCAGCGGTCCTCGACCATTCAGCTTATCAATCAGCGCATCGAGTTCCTCGCCGCGCCGCAAGCTATCGAGCGACTGGTAAGTCGCCAGAGTCAGTTCCTGGAAGTCTGCCAGATCGCGGGAGATTGCCTCCGTTCTCGGCGGCGTGTCGAGAAACAGCGGGCAAAGGCGGTGTGCCCACTGCTCGCGGATGGCGATTGTCGGGGCAAATACCAGCGTCGGCCTTCCGATACGACGTACGATCTCCAGACCCAGGACCGTCTTCCCCGCCCCAGGGGCGGCAACTACATGCAGTCTTCCATCATCAAAATGCTCGTCCATCTCTTCAAGGATGCGGGCTTGATAGTCCCGCCAGGTCCCCTTGAAGTTCATGTCCTTGAGCATTTTGCCGAAATAGCGATGTCAGCGCTATCCGACTATTCCTACGTCAATGATGTCCTCAAGTTAGCTAGCTGGGGTCGGACTGTGCGTTCTCCAGAGGCGTTTCGAGTCGTGCGCGAAATCCGGCAAAGATGGCGCGGAAATCCATCGCTGCCGTCGCAAATTCGCGCGTGCCAACCGCAAGATCGCGTCGAGCGAAAAAATTCTCAGAACTAAGGGCAAAGAAGCGGCATGTCCGTAATGGTCTCGGACCGTCCATAGACGGTTCAAATCATTCAAATCGTTGACGAATTGCCCGAATCCCAACTGAATCTGACCCTTGCGCCCTTTAGAAAAGTTCTCATTATGTTCCGTAGAGGGGCTGCCAATGTCAAAGTGAGAACGCCCAATGTCCAATACCGAACGCATCATCCGACTGAAGACCGTGCTTGACCGCACAGGTCTCTCTCGCTCCACCATCTATCGCAAGATCGCAGAGGGGACTTTCCCGTCACAGGTGAAGATTAGCGTGCACGGTGCAGGCTGGCATGAGTCAGCCATCAACCGCTGGATCGCCGATCCGGCTCATTATTGTGAAGAGGAACCGGCGGAATGAGTGCTCCGCAATCGGTTGAGCCGATCTGTGTTAGGGTCAATGACGCTGCCCGCATGATCGGCGTCGGGCGGACAAAGCTCTATGAGCTGATCTCCAGTGGTGAACTCGAAGCCGTCAAGATCGGCAAGGCAACGCGCATCACGACAGCCAGCTTGCATAGGCTGGTTGAGCGGCATCGGGCATTAAACTGACTAGGCCGCGAACTCGCAATTGGACAGTGTCAGAGCGCGCCATTATGTTGCACTCAGGCGCTCCGCGAACCGCGCATTTATTCAGCTTTATGGACAAAACGCTGAACCGAACCACCGTTAAATGAACTTAAATGTGGGGGAGAGTGTGGGGGAAGACCTGCCTTTGTTCCAAGAACAGAATTGATATCAAAGCGTTATTTTTCCGGTTCGATTCAAGCCCTGCCACCACTTTCCTTCCTGCTCCCGCCGGTTTCACGTGAAACACTGGCCGCTAGGGCGTGCTGGAGGGGGTCTGACTAGGGTCAAAACGGAGCAAGCAGGGGGCAGGCGTCCACCAGAGGCGTGCTGGAGGCCCGCGAAAACGCGCAGCGCCCGCCCGCCCTTGCCACCGAAGCAGCGAGGACGGGCGGGCGCGCGGTTGCGACCCTTTACGACCCTTGCAGGCTCTTCCCGATCAGGCGGCCAGTTGCTGTGCAGGCTGATCGGCCCAGGCCAGACCCGGCACGTAGCGCGCGTCGACCTTGCCATCCTTCAGCGCAAACAGATGCAGCCAGCCATTGTCGAACAGCGCCCGCACCGAGGGATGCTTTTCAAGGATCTTGAGCATTTCCTCGCGCGGAGCCTCGATCATCACCGAAAGGCGCAGCGGTTCGTGCTGGAGCGCATCGCCATCATGCACCGCCTGCCATGGCAGGCCAGCGCGCAGGCGGCCACCATTGCCCTCGATTACCCCGATTCCGCCGACCACATTGTGGATCAGCTTGTTCCCGCCGCCGAACATCTCGGGCGCGACGCTCGATCCGAAATATTGCAGCGAAATCCAGCTTGCCACCACCACTGGTGCAGTGATGATGAGTTCGAGCGTACCGAAGCCGGCATCCGCCTGCCAGTCATAGGAATGCAGGAACGCCCTGCCGCCAAGGTCGCGGCCCGCGGTTGCAGTGCGCGGTGCGGCGATGAAGGCAGCGCATCCGGCCAGACCCCATTCTGGGCGGATTTCGGCCCAGTTCTGCGCGCGCGCCGGGATGCTGGCGCCGCTGGCACCGGGGATACGCAGCGCCCGTTCGGCCCGGGCCACCTTCGCCGCCTGTGCCAGCCATCCGCGCACCTTGGCAATATCGCCCTCGCGCTCGGCAGGCAGGCCATCGTCATAGATGGTGATCGCATCCGTGGTGGTGTCGTGCAGGCCCGCCACAAACAGCGTGTCGGCCGGAACCTCAACGCCGCGTGTCGCCAGACCGGCGCGGGTTTCGGGATCATTGAGCAGGATCGCCAGCAGCCGCGCCGAAACCTCGCCGGTGTAACCACCGCAGGCGCCGCAGTGATAGGCGCTTTCATGCGGGTTGTTGGTGACATTCCCGCCGTGACCCAGCAGCAGCACGATTGCCCCGTGATCCTGCTTCAGGCTCATCGCCTTGAGCACGGCTGCGCCGGTATCGGCCTTGGCCTCGGCGCTCATCCCACCGATCACTTCCGGAGCGGGTTCAGCCTTGGCCTTGGGCGCAAAGCCGAGCGCCGACTTGACCAGCTTGACCGCATAGACCGGCCCCATCGCCTCGACAAAGGCGAAGGAGCTGACCGCCGCTTGCCGGAACCGGCCCCAAGCCCGCGCCGTGCGGGCGTTGATGCGGGTGGCCTGATCTTTCGCCGGATCGCCCGCACTGGTGGTGTTCACGCCGGGGTTGAGCAGCACCGGCAGCCGCGCTTCAAGGATGTCCGATCCATGCGCGTGGTGGGCCAGCGGCAGGCCGAAAAAGCCTGCAAAACCGATGGTTGCGATCGAGTTGTCGATCCCTTCGAGCGCGCGGCGGAAGACTTCGGAACGCACGTCGATGCAGAAGGCGGCCTGAAGGAAGGGGCGTGCATCGGCTGCAGGCGCGGTGCCTTCAATGTCTTTCGCCAGAGCGGCGGCAAGGCGGCGCTGGTGGCCACGATCGGCAGCGTCCTGGAGGATGGCGAGCGCGACGTCCTGCGCGCTCGCAGCAACCGGTGCAGCGTGGGCGGCGACAGATTGAGCCCACTGGCCTGCAATCGCGGGGGTCTGCACCAGCAGCGCCTCGTCCCAGATCAGGCGGATCGCGAGCAGATCGATCAGAGTGCGATCGGTGTTGCCCGCCAGTTCGGCCTGCCACAGCAGCCAGCGCGCGTGCTGCGCCCAGCCGCCAAGGCTCATGGTCAGGCGGTGGAAGGCGGTGGGTGCGGCCGCATCGGAGATGCCGAGCGTTTCGGCGGCTGACAGGATCGCACGCTCGGCCGTGTCCGGCGCGCTGGCAACATGCGCGCAGAAGCCGTCGAGGCCTGCGATTTCAGGGGTCAGATCATGCATCGCCCACGCGCGCCATGCGGCAAAGGTGTCGGAGCCGGGGGCGGGCGACCACAGCGCCTGTCCGCGGTCGAACTGGCCGGCGGCCCACAGGCCGATGCACTTGTCGATCAGCGCGGGCCAGTCGATCCCGGTCGCCTCTGCGGCAAGGTCGGCGACGGTCGGCAGTGCCTGCGGGGCAGGGTCATCGCCGAGCTGTTCGGCCACTTCGCGCAGCGCCAGCGTGTTGCCGGGCTTGAGCGGCGAGCTGCAGGCTGCAAGCGCATCGGCCAGATCATCGGCGCTGATCCGGCCTTCGGTGATGGCTGCGGCATAATCGGCGCCCTTGCGGGTGACGCGCACACCTGCAACGCGGGCGAGGCGGGCAGCGGCGGTGGCGAGGTCTTCTTCGGTCTGGCCGAGGAAGGGGTTGACTGCCACGGTCGCATCAAGCGGGAAGGCCGGGGGAATGGCGCGCGCGGCGGCTTCGGCAGCGTCGAGCACCGCTGAAAAGCGGGCCGGGGCGATGTCTGCGTGGTTCATCAGCATGGCGATGTCTCCGAAAGAGCGAATTGTCAGCGAAGGGTGGTGGTGCCGGTGGTGCGGAAGCCACCGATCGCGCGGTCGAGCAGGGCGTTGAGATAAAGGCCGTTGGCCAGATGCACCCGGAACCCGGCGGTGGCGGGGTGGTGCGCCCACAGCGGGAACAGCGCCTGTGCAAAGGCAACCAGGCCGAAACTTGCGACCGCCAGCACCAGCAGCGCCCATTCCAGATCGGTCGGCATCGGGGCTGCAGGGAGCAGCGGCCCCCAGATGGCCTGCGCGATCGATTGGAAGCTGAAGTAACCCACCGCAGCAGCGATGGCAGCGGTGATGGTGCGGGTGGTGAGTGCGGCAGGCGCGCGTCCGGCAAGACCCTGCGCGACGAGGTAGGCCACCCCGAAGATCAGGATCGCACCGAGTGCCAGCGCCTGCGGCGACTTGGGGCCGAAGGCAGCGGTGAAGGCGGCGGCGATGGCAGCGAAGATGGCGAGGGCCAGCGTGAAGCTCTTGAGCACCGCGGCAATGCTGGGCGCGGCAACCGGGCCGGGGCGGCGGATGCTGGCGACTTCGGCCACCGCGTTCCCCGAGGAGAGGAAGGCGTGGGCCTTGTAGAGCGAGTGTGCGACGATGTGCAGCAGCGCGAGTGTCCAAAGGCCAAGCCCGCACTGCAGCAGCATGAAGCCCATCTGCGATACCGTCGACCAGGCCAGCGCGGTCTTGATCGCGCTCTGGGTGAGCATCACGGCTGCGCCGAACAGCGCGGTCAGCCCGCCGATCAGGACAAGCGCGGCCATCGCTCCTGTGCTGGCCTGCACCAGCGGCGCGGCGGCGATCAGCAGCACGCCGCCCGAATTGATGATCCCGGCGTGGAGCAGGGCAGAGACGGGGGTGGGGGCCTCCATCACCTCGGTCAGCCAGCCGTGCAGCGGGAAGGCTGCGGTCTTGAGCGCGGCGGCGGTCACGATCGCAGCCACGCCAAGCGTGCCGACAAGGCCGAGGCCGGAAGGCGCGGCAGTTGCCAGAGCGGCGAGATCAAGCGTGCCGAAGCGGGCGAACAGCAAGCCTGCGGCGATCACCAGCATCATGTCGCCGGTGTGCCAGACAATCGCGAACTTGGTGGCGGCGCGCTGCGCCTCGGGCCGGTCGGGATAGAACAGCAGCAGGCGCTTCAAGGTCAGGCCGACCGCGATTGCGGCGAGGATCATGGTTGCCAGCGTGCCCGCCTGGGCGAACACCAGAACCGCTGCGAGCGTGGTCAGCATCAAGCCGTGGAATGCGCCCTCGCGCGCCTCGCCATCGATATAGGTGCGGCTGTAGCGCATCACGATCCAGCCGATGAAGCCGACGAGGCTGGCAACGCTGGCGCTGACCAGATCGCTGCGAAGGGAGATGGCGAAGGCGCCGTCCAGCAGAACAAGACCCGGGGAGGAGGCAAGGGCGGTCTGGACAAGGCCGGCCAGCGCGAGCGCAAAGGCGATGAAGGCTGCACCCTCGGACAGGTGCGGCAGTTTGCCGGGGCGCTTGCCGGGCTGTGCGAGCGCGAACAGGATTACCGGCAGCAGGGCCAGCGGGGCAAGCATGGTCAGAGCGACGGACATGGAGGGACTCCGGCAGCGAGAGGATGTGTGACGCTTTGCCGGATA includes the following:
- a CDS encoding DEAD/DEAH box helicase family protein, with the protein product MLKDMNFKGTWRDYQARILEEMDEHFDDGRLHVVAAPGAGKTVLGLEIVRRIGRPTLVFAPTIAIREQWAHRLCPLFLDTPPRTEAISRDLADFQELTLATYQSLDSLRRGEELDALIDKLNGRGPLTLVLDEAHHLRREWWKCLNELANRLEDVRLVALTATPPYDASFAEWSRYEELCGPIDLEIGIPELVRNGDLCPHQDHLILSEPTEDALALLDRRRAAIGSLHMELRQDDGLLDWLAEHPWLTDSEAHVEEILEAPEMLSATLVLLVSAGRELPRPPLRLLGVSARNVPQPSLFWLERFLDGVISQHTASFPLDPARLKCLRDQLNRHGLIEGGRVRLQHTRSVFKLMTSSLGKLDSIVDIANAEQDALDGDLRMVVLSDHIRAGELPNRPDAEFKPAKLGVVPIFEKLRRSGIADEYLGVLTGSLVILPRRALSELPRVAEELRLDPGSFRAGDLSGCPDHVRIECRTGGTAELVRLVTALFTHGYIRLLVGTQSLLGEGWDAPALNSLVLASNTASFMLSNQMRGRAIRIDPARPDKVANIWHLATVDPEDRESWDAVVSTFNWGFLNDGGAPGLSDIEVVARRFKAFEGISNGASTLIEDGVARLGLDPSKPAAFANLKTFAAAADRSTIAERWKVSLGEGAERAQVRETATPLYAPRALSWFDTLQALGWSAAGSGAFAAANELRGLASYEGIGVIAMGLAGVATLASLPRLAKAGKLVWRNGTLEGSLESVTRVVLRSLVDADVISGREVDTAHVEIRTSLDGRKDIVLTGVSRAAERQVMQAIAEILGPVQNPRYLLVRNSWLGLKKRVDYHAVPAALGARKENAEGFAELWRGRVGSSTLVFTRSADGRRTLLRARTSSFAAGFQRMVDRRSVWL
- a CDS encoding helix-turn-helix transcriptional regulator encodes the protein MSNTERIIRLKTVLDRTGLSRSTIYRKIAEGTFPSQVKISVHGAGWHESAINRWIADPAHYCEEEPAE
- a CDS encoding helix-turn-helix domain-containing protein, producing the protein MSAPQSVEPICVRVNDAARMIGVGRTKLYELISSGELEAVKIGKATRITTASLHRLVERHRALN
- a CDS encoding YbcC family protein, with the translated sequence MNHADIAPARFSAVLDAAEAAARAIPPAFPLDATVAVNPFLGQTEEDLATAAARLARVAGVRVTRKGADYAAAITEGRISADDLADALAACSSPLKPGNTLALREVAEQLGDDPAPQALPTVADLAAEATGIDWPALIDKCIGLWAAGQFDRGQALWSPAPGSDTFAAWRAWAMHDLTPEIAGLDGFCAHVASAPDTAERAILSAAETLGISDAAAPTAFHRLTMSLGGWAQHARWLLWQAELAGNTDRTLIDLLAIRLIWDEALLVQTPAIAGQWAQSVAAHAAPVAASAQDVALAILQDAADRGHQRRLAAALAKDIEGTAPAADARPFLQAAFCIDVRSEVFRRALEGIDNSIATIGFAGFFGLPLAHHAHGSDILEARLPVLLNPGVNTTSAGDPAKDQATRINARTARAWGRFRQAAVSSFAFVEAMGPVYAVKLVKSALGFAPKAKAEPAPEVIGGMSAEAKADTGAAVLKAMSLKQDHGAIVLLLGHGGNVTNNPHESAYHCGACGGYTGEVSARLLAILLNDPETRAGLATRGVEVPADTLFVAGLHDTTTDAITIYDDGLPAEREGDIAKVRGWLAQAAKVARAERALRIPGASGASIPARAQNWAEIRPEWGLAGCAAFIAAPRTATAGRDLGGRAFLHSYDWQADAGFGTLELIITAPVVVASWISLQYFGSSVAPEMFGGGNKLIHNVVGGIGVIEGNGGRLRAGLPWQAVHDGDALQHEPLRLSVMIEAPREEMLKILEKHPSVRALFDNGWLHLFALKDGKVDARYVPGLAWADQPAQQLAA
- a CDS encoding proton-conducting transporter transmembrane domain-containing protein, which translates into the protein MSVALTMLAPLALLPVILFALAQPGKRPGKLPHLSEGAAFIAFALALAGLVQTALASSPGLVLLDGAFAISLRSDLVSASVASLVGFIGWIVMRYSRTYIDGEAREGAFHGLMLTTLAAVLVFAQAGTLATMILAAIAVGLTLKRLLLFYPDRPEAQRAATKFAIVWHTGDMMLVIAAGLLFARFGTLDLAALATAAPSGLGLVGTLGVAAIVTAAALKTAAFPLHGWLTEVMEAPTPVSALLHAGIINSGGVLLIAAAPLVQASTGAMAALVLIGGLTALFGAAVMLTQSAIKTALAWSTVSQMGFMLLQCGLGLWTLALLHIVAHSLYKAHAFLSSGNAVAEVASIRRPGPVAAPSIAAVLKSFTLALAIFAAIAAAFTAAFGPKSPQALALGAILIFGVAYLVAQGLAGRAPAALTTRTITAAIAAAVGYFSFQSIAQAIWGPLLPAAPMPTDLEWALLVLAVASFGLVAFAQALFPLWAHHPATAGFRVHLANGLYLNALLDRAIGGFRTTGTTTLR